GAGTGAGGACGCCCTGGAAGGTGTCACCGCCTTCCAGGAGAAGCGCGCGCCCGTTTGGAGGGGACGGTGAGCGTGCTATAAGGTGGGCCCCAGGGGAGGGAAGGTTCCAATTGAATGCACGCCAGCATCCTGAAATACTTCGTCTCGGTCGCGCGGTCCGGATCCATTCGCAAGGCTTCCGAGGAGCTTCATGTGGCTTCCTCGGCGGTCAGTCGGCAAATCAAGAAGCTGGAGGACGAGCTTGGGATTGCGCTGTTCGAGCGGCTCTCGAATGGGCTGAGGCTGACTGTCGCCGGGGAGAACGTGCTGCGCCACGCCCGCGCTACGCTGGAGAATTTCGACCTTCTGCGCAGTGACCTCGGCGCCTTGCAGGGAAAAAAGACCGGCCGCGTCCAGATGTCCTGTCTCGACAGTCTGGCCATCCAGTTCCTGCCGGATATGGTCAACGCGTTCCACAGCGTTCACCCCGGGGTCAGCTTCCATATCCACACAGCCGGTCACGGCAACATCAGCAGCCTGGTCGCCGAAGGCGACGTCGACATGGGCCTGACCTTCGATCTGGCCCGGCCCGACGACACCGAGATGCTCTTTCGTGTGCCGATGCCGCTGATGGCTTTCGTCGGGCGTGGGCATCCGCTGGCCAAACAGCGGCAGGTTTCGCTCGCCGAGTGCGCCCAGTACGACCTTCTCTTGCAACTCGACACGCAACCGATCCGTTCGCTCATCGAAATCGAGCTCTCCGTCTTTGAGCGGACCGGACGGCCTTTTGTGCTCTCGAACAGCCAGATGATGCTCAAGCCGTTCATCATCTCCGGTCAGGGCGTGGCCTTCTTCACGCCGATCGGTTTCCTGGCGGAGATCAATTCGGGCGATGTCGTCGCCATACCGCTTTCCGGCTCGCGCCTTCAGAACCTGCACGTTGGAATTCTCGTGCAGCGGCGCCGGCAGCGCACACACGCGGCCGAGGCCGTCATCGAGTTCGTCGGCGCGGAACTGTTGAAGTTCAGCGACCAGATCATGGAGGCTATCCGCACGTGAGCGCAGGACCAATCCCGGGACGACTTCTCTTGCGCCCTGGTCATGAAGTCGCACGACGCGAGCCGGACCTCCTGCGTCATTTGCCTGATGGCATTTCCCCGGCAACGATCCCAGCCAATGCTCTCCTCATGCCACCGCCCGTCAACGCGCATGACCACGGCTATGGCATTCGCACGCTCGATTTCGGCAACATCGACGATGCCCTGGAGACGTGGATCCCGGGCCTCCGGCTCAGGCCGCGGACTGACCCCTACCTGGAAGCGCTCGTAGCATTTTCTCGGCTGGCGCAAACGGGCGTCGGTGCGACGATGCATTG
Above is a genomic segment from Ensifer canadensis containing:
- a CDS encoding LysR family transcriptional regulator → MHASILKYFVSVARSGSIRKASEELHVASSAVSRQIKKLEDELGIALFERLSNGLRLTVAGENVLRHARATLENFDLLRSDLGALQGKKTGRVQMSCLDSLAIQFLPDMVNAFHSVHPGVSFHIHTAGHGNISSLVAEGDVDMGLTFDLARPDDTEMLFRVPMPLMAFVGRGHPLAKQRQVSLAECAQYDLLLQLDTQPIRSLIEIELSVFERTGRPFVLSNSQMMLKPFIISGQGVAFFTPIGFLAEINSGDVVAIPLSGSRLQNLHVGILVQRRRQRTHAAEAVIEFVGAELLKFSDQIMEAIRT